One genomic window of Blastopirellula retiformator includes the following:
- a CDS encoding FAD-dependent oxidoreductase, which produces MIRHCALLAIMLATCLTARLSAAEPSHDVVIYGGTSAAIAAAVQAKRMGKSVIVVSPDKHLGGLTSGGLGWTDSGNKAAIGGISREFYQRVKKHYDQPSAWRQQKPEQYSRYRKDDDSMWVFEPHVAEQIFEDLVEEYKIPVVRDAWLDRENGVEMKDGKIVSIKTLDGKTYAGKIFMDTTYEGDLMAATGVSYFVGREANEVYDETMDGVQTARARSHQFDYPVDPYVVKGDPSSGLLPKISDKPPGVDGQGDKKLQAYCFRTCLTTAKDNQVPFPKPEGYDANDYALLGRYLAGGWKGVFNKFDPAPNQKTDVNNHGGFSFDNIGMNYDYPEASYERRQEIIKEHENYQIGLLYFLANDPSVPADIQARMQKWGLSKDEFVDNHNWPHQLYIREARRMVSDFVMSEQYLRALKPTPESVGLGSYNMDSHNTQRYVDKNGHVRNEGDIQVSPGGAYPISYRSIVPKKQECANLLVPVCVSSSHIAYGSIRMEPVFMILGQSAATAASLAIDGDKAVQDVTYDQLQPRLLADGQVLEMKRKPKPSTVVLRADSLPGIVVDDVDAETVGTWASSSVVQPYVNSGYLAYDAKTKAKASITYKTKLKPGKYDVRVSYSPNANRATNVAITVSSGDKTYEAELNQREKPTHNKAFASIGQYDLSGETTLTISGEGANGYVIADAVSFVPVK; this is translated from the coding sequence GTGATTCGACACTGCGCTTTGCTGGCCATCATGCTGGCCACCTGTCTTACCGCTCGACTCTCAGCAGCCGAGCCGAGCCACGACGTTGTGATCTACGGCGGCACTTCGGCGGCGATTGCGGCGGCGGTGCAGGCGAAACGGATGGGCAAGTCGGTGATCGTCGTCTCGCCCGATAAGCACTTGGGCGGCCTGACCAGCGGTGGTCTTGGTTGGACCGACAGCGGGAACAAAGCGGCGATCGGCGGGATCTCGCGTGAGTTCTACCAACGCGTCAAAAAGCATTACGATCAGCCGTCGGCCTGGCGACAACAAAAGCCAGAGCAGTACAGCCGATACCGAAAAGACGACGACTCGATGTGGGTCTTTGAACCGCACGTCGCTGAGCAGATCTTTGAAGACCTGGTCGAAGAGTACAAGATTCCGGTCGTTCGCGACGCCTGGCTCGATCGCGAGAATGGCGTCGAAATGAAAGATGGCAAGATCGTCTCGATCAAGACGCTCGACGGCAAGACCTACGCTGGCAAGATCTTCATGGATACGACCTACGAAGGGGACCTGATGGCGGCCACCGGCGTTTCGTACTTCGTCGGCCGTGAAGCGAACGAAGTCTACGACGAGACGATGGATGGCGTGCAGACGGCCCGCGCTCGCTCGCACCAGTTCGACTATCCGGTTGATCCCTACGTGGTGAAGGGAGATCCCAGCAGTGGGCTGCTGCCGAAGATCTCGGACAAGCCGCCGGGAGTCGATGGTCAGGGAGACAAGAAGTTGCAGGCCTACTGCTTCCGCACCTGTCTGACGACCGCCAAAGACAATCAGGTTCCGTTCCCGAAGCCGGAAGGCTACGACGCCAACGACTACGCGCTGCTGGGACGTTACTTGGCCGGCGGCTGGAAGGGCGTGTTCAACAAGTTTGACCCGGCGCCGAACCAGAAGACCGACGTCAACAATCATGGCGGGTTCTCGTTCGACAACATCGGCATGAACTACGACTATCCGGAAGCGTCGTACGAGCGTCGTCAGGAAATCATCAAGGAACATGAGAACTACCAGATCGGTTTGCTCTACTTCCTGGCCAACGACCCGAGCGTGCCGGCCGACATTCAGGCTCGGATGCAGAAGTGGGGCCTGTCGAAGGACGAGTTCGTCGACAACCACAACTGGCCGCATCAGCTCTACATTCGCGAAGCCCGCCGCATGGTCAGCGACTTTGTAATGTCGGAGCAGTACCTGCGGGCGCTGAAGCCGACGCCGGAATCGGTCGGTCTCGGTTCGTACAACATGGACTCGCACAACACGCAGCGATACGTCGACAAGAATGGCCACGTCCGCAACGAAGGGGACATCCAGGTCAGCCCCGGCGGCGCCTATCCGATCAGCTATCGTTCGATCGTGCCGAAGAAGCAAGAGTGCGCAAACCTGCTGGTGCCGGTTTGCGTCTCGTCGTCGCACATCGCCTACGGTTCGATCCGCATGGAGCCGGTCTTCATGATCCTGGGCCAATCGGCCGCCACCGCCGCCAGTTTGGCGATCGATGGCGACAAAGCGGTGCAGGACGTCACCTACGACCAGCTGCAGCCCCGTCTGTTGGCCGACGGCCAAGTGTTGGAAATGAAACGCAAGCCGAAGCCGTCGACCGTCGTGCTGCGAGCCGATAGCCTGCCGGGGATCGTGGTCGACGACGTCGACGCCGAAACGGTCGGTACGTGGGCTTCCAGCAGCGTGGTGCAGCCGTACGTCAACAGCGGCTACCTGGCCTATGACGCCAAGACCAAGGCGAAAGCTTCGATCACGTACAAGACGAAGCTGAAGCCGGGCAAGTACGACGTTCGCGTCTCTTATTCGCCCAACGCCAACCGCGCGACCAACGTCGCCATCACGGTCAGCTCGGGCGACAAGACGTACGAGGCCGAACTGAACCAACGCGAAAAGCCGACCCACAACAAGGCGTTCGCGTCGATCGGCCAATACGACCTGTCAGGCGAAACGACCCTAACCATCTCCGGCGAAGGCGCCAACGGCTACGTGATCGCCGACGCGGTCTCGTTCGTGCCGGTGAAGTAG
- the floA gene encoding flotillin-like protein FloA (flotillin-like protein involved in membrane lipid rafts) has protein sequence MLVAALFDNLGPLIIFGMLVVAVIGLIIFGIVAYYFRLWIQSIWTGAGVGLLDLIGMSFRKVNPKTIVRSKIMAVQAGLGESTGITSKSLEAHYLAGGNVPLVIRALIAANKAKTIQLTFREATAIDLAGRDVLEAVQTSVYPKVIDCPPRGAARPSLDAVAKDGIQLKVKARVTVRANLQKLIGGATEETIIGRVGEGIVSAIGSAETHSTVLENPDMISKTVLGRRLDHNTAFEIVSIDIADIDVGENIGARLSADQAEADTRVARARAEGKRAMAVAAERENMAEIENAKAALVEAEAEVPAAMAEAFQSGRLGIMDYYSLRNVQADTDMRKSIALSGSNSSK, from the coding sequence ATGCTAGTCGCCGCCCTATTCGACAACCTTGGTCCCCTCATCATTTTTGGGATGCTGGTCGTCGCGGTTATCGGTCTGATCATTTTCGGCATCGTCGCCTATTACTTCCGTCTCTGGATTCAATCGATCTGGACCGGCGCCGGGGTTGGCCTGCTCGACCTGATCGGCATGTCGTTCCGCAAAGTGAATCCGAAGACGATCGTCCGCAGCAAGATCATGGCGGTGCAAGCCGGCCTGGGCGAAAGCACCGGCATCACCAGCAAGTCGCTCGAAGCGCATTACCTGGCCGGCGGCAACGTGCCGCTGGTGATTCGGGCGTTGATCGCCGCCAACAAAGCCAAAACCATTCAGCTCACCTTCCGCGAAGCGACCGCCATCGATCTGGCCGGCCGCGACGTGCTGGAAGCGGTGCAAACGAGCGTCTATCCAAAAGTGATCGACTGTCCCCCGCGCGGCGCCGCTCGCCCCTCGCTCGACGCGGTCGCCAAAGACGGCATCCAGCTGAAGGTGAAAGCTCGCGTGACGGTGCGGGCCAACCTGCAAAAGCTGATCGGCGGCGCCACCGAAGAGACGATCATCGGCCGCGTCGGCGAAGGCATCGTCAGCGCGATCGGTTCGGCCGAGACTCATTCGACCGTGCTCGAAAATCCCGACATGATCTCCAAGACGGTGCTTGGTCGTCGACTTGACCACAACACCGCGTTTGAAATCGTTTCGATCGACATCGCCGATATCGACGTCGGCGAGAACATCGGCGCCCGGCTTAGCGCCGATCAGGCCGAAGCCGACACCCGCGTCGCTCGCGCCCGGGCAGAAGGGAAGCGGGCCATGGCGGTCGCCGCCGAACGAGAAAACATGGCCGAGATCGAAAACGCCAAAGCGGCGTTGGTCGAAGCGGAAGCGGAAGTGCCGGCCGCGATGGCCGAAGCGTTCCAGTCGGGCCGCTTGGGCATCATGGACTACTACTCGCTTCGCAACGTGCAAGCCGACACCGACATGCGTAAGTCGATCGCCCTCTCCGGCTCGAATTCCTCGAAGTAA
- a CDS encoding NfeD family protein gives MPPIYFALILMAIAVGLIFLEFLLPSAGILGVLAFVSMISSIGFAYFYCGPGIGTLFLGGSVFAMPILFMLAVKYWPHTPIGRMVLLNTPSQSKEEQAEEDHLAKLVGKVGVASCPLLPGGFAEIEGESWNVISESGAIESGEKIEVVEVDGTQLVVVRAEDHPDAAPRPAEPGATDPYSQPLESLGIDPLEDPFA, from the coding sequence ATGCCGCCCATTTATTTTGCGCTAATCCTGATGGCGATCGCCGTGGGGCTGATTTTTCTTGAGTTCCTGCTGCCGTCGGCCGGCATCCTGGGCGTGCTCGCCTTTGTGTCGATGATCAGTTCGATCGGCTTCGCCTATTTCTACTGTGGCCCGGGGATCGGCACCCTGTTTTTGGGCGGTTCGGTCTTCGCGATGCCGATTCTCTTTATGCTGGCGGTCAAGTATTGGCCTCACACGCCGATCGGGCGGATGGTGCTGCTGAACACGCCGTCGCAGTCGAAAGAGGAACAGGCCGAGGAAGACCACCTGGCCAAACTCGTCGGCAAGGTGGGGGTCGCCTCTTGCCCGCTGTTGCCGGGCGGATTTGCCGAAATTGAAGGGGAAAGCTGGAATGTGATCAGCGAATCAGGGGCCATCGAATCGGGCGAAAAAATCGAAGTGGTCGAGGTCGACGGCACCCAATTGGTCGTCGTGCGGGCCGAAGATCACCCCGATGCCGCTCCCCGCCCGGCCGAGCCTGGCGCCACGGATCCCTATTCGCAGCCGCTCGAGTCGCTCGGAATCGATCCGCTGGAGGATCCGTTCGCTTGA